A genomic segment from Tessaracoccus defluvii encodes:
- the cas2e gene encoding type I-E CRISPR-associated endoribonuclease Cas2e — MITIVLSKVPEGIRGHLTKWLMEVAPGVFVGRVNPRVRDELWKITCDGIETGTALMVLSARNEQGFEVRNVGHRWEPVDLDGMVLLRRPPANDITGPTVRTVIPKAARYRYLRSRTQTD, encoded by the coding sequence GTGATCACGATCGTACTCAGCAAGGTTCCTGAGGGAATCCGGGGACACCTGACCAAGTGGCTCATGGAGGTGGCGCCGGGGGTGTTCGTCGGTCGGGTGAACCCCCGGGTGCGGGACGAACTATGGAAGATCACCTGTGACGGGATCGAGACCGGAACGGCGCTCATGGTGCTCTCGGCAAGAAATGAGCAGGGCTTCGAGGTGCGCAATGTCGGCCATCGATGGGAGCCGGTCGACCTGGACGGGATGGTGCTGTTGCGGAGGCCGCCGGCAAACGACATCACGGGGCCTACGGTTCGAACCGTGATCCCGAAGGCGGCGAGGTACCGCTACCTGCGAAGCAGGACGCAAACCGACTGA
- the cas1e gene encoding type I-E CRISPR-associated endonuclease Cas1e, whose translation MKGAAPPSSRQLLRVEDRVTFLHLERCTISRDSNAITATDQRGTVHVPAATLSAVLLGPGTRVTHHAMMLLAQCGVTVVWVGEQGVRYYAHGSSLARSTRLLEAQADAVSNTRKRLAVARRMYEMRFPDEVVSGLTMQQLRGREGARVRSIYRLHSERTGVDWKRRDYDPEAFTDSDAINQALSAAHSCLYGVVHAVIVSLGCSPGLGFVHTGHSRALVYDMADLYKAQCTIPIAFDTVADDPPDITGEVRRAVRDALREGDILKRCVRDLRDLLLPGDETELDIDVIQLWDDRAGAVAAGVSYGDEVDW comes from the coding sequence ATGAAGGGGGCGGCGCCTCCGTCGTCACGTCAGCTGCTCCGGGTGGAGGACAGGGTCACCTTCCTCCACCTGGAGCGCTGCACGATCAGCCGTGACAGTAACGCCATCACCGCGACCGATCAGCGCGGCACCGTCCATGTGCCGGCCGCGACGCTGAGTGCCGTGCTGCTGGGCCCCGGAACGCGGGTCACGCATCACGCCATGATGTTGCTGGCGCAGTGCGGGGTGACTGTGGTGTGGGTGGGGGAGCAGGGGGTCCGCTACTACGCGCATGGCTCGTCTTTGGCGCGCAGCACGCGCCTTCTCGAGGCGCAGGCCGATGCGGTCTCCAACACCCGTAAGCGGCTCGCGGTCGCGAGGCGCATGTACGAGATGCGGTTTCCCGATGAAGTCGTCTCCGGCCTGACGATGCAGCAGCTACGGGGCCGGGAGGGGGCACGCGTCCGGTCGATCTATCGGCTCCATTCCGAGCGGACGGGGGTCGACTGGAAACGTCGCGATTACGATCCCGAAGCGTTCACTGATTCCGACGCCATCAACCAGGCGTTGTCTGCTGCCCACTCCTGCCTCTACGGCGTTGTTCACGCGGTCATCGTCAGCCTCGGATGCTCGCCGGGGCTCGGGTTCGTTCACACTGGCCATTCCCGTGCGTTGGTTTATGACATGGCCGACCTCTACAAGGCGCAGTGCACGATCCCGATCGCCTTCGACACCGTCGCTGACGATCCTCCGGACATTACGGGGGAGGTGCGTAGGGCGGTGCGCGACGCGTTGCGAGAGGGGGACATCCTCAAGCGCTGCGTCCGGGATCTGAGGGATCTGCTCCTGCCGGGTGACGAGACTGAGTTGGATATCGATGTGATCCAGCTGTGGGATGACCGGGCTGGGGCGGTGGCGGCCGGTGTCTCGTACGGGGATGAGGTGGACTGGTGA
- the cas6e gene encoding type I-E CRISPR-associated protein Cas6/Cse3/CasE, translating into MILTRTYLNVRRDGARKLLGSPQAMHAAIMSGFPPDVEPGRPLWRIDPDDPLRPALYVLSEKTPDFVHVEEQAGWPSQPTTQSMSYVPLLDAVSEGSAWAFRLTANPVHRATINGRQQIVAHVTVAQQVGWLSSRQEAIGVDLGSAEEPTFTLTSREVRKFRRAEGTVTLGRATFDGALRVTDPEAFRRALTSGIGRAKAYGCGLMTLAPL; encoded by the coding sequence ATGATCCTGACCCGTACGTATCTCAACGTTCGGCGTGACGGTGCGCGGAAGCTGCTCGGCTCGCCGCAGGCCATGCATGCGGCGATCATGAGTGGGTTCCCGCCGGATGTGGAGCCGGGCAGGCCTCTCTGGCGGATCGACCCCGACGATCCGCTGCGACCCGCCCTGTACGTCCTCAGTGAGAAGACTCCCGACTTCGTCCATGTCGAGGAGCAGGCCGGGTGGCCGAGCCAGCCGACGACCCAGTCGATGTCGTATGTGCCTCTCCTTGATGCGGTGTCGGAGGGGTCTGCGTGGGCGTTCCGCTTGACGGCCAACCCGGTCCATCGGGCAACCATCAACGGGCGACAGCAGATCGTCGCGCACGTGACGGTGGCGCAGCAGGTCGGGTGGCTCTCGTCACGCCAGGAAGCGATCGGCGTGGACCTGGGGTCCGCTGAGGAGCCCACGTTCACGCTGACCAGCCGTGAGGTCCGCAAGTTCCGGCGCGCGGAGGGCACCGTCACGCTGGGGCGTGCCACGTTCGACGGTGCTCTGAGAGTCACCGATCCGGAGGCATTCCGACGGGCGCTGACCTCAGGGATCGGCAGGGCCAAGGCCTACGGCTGTGGCCTGATGACACTCGCGCCCTTGTGA
- the cas5e gene encoding type I-E CRISPR-associated protein Cas5/CasD yields MSVLRLRLAGPLQSWGATSRFTRRGTEPIPTKSGILGLLAAAEGRRRSDPIEDLLKLELGVRTEQQGQPLRDFHTAHHQVTGAAMPLTDRYYWSDAVFTAHIGGPREVLEGLAESLRDPAFPLYFGRRACVPEGRIVLDIVEASVAESLSDMPWMAGETGRRQARRESSVELPVQADQSVFPDEVPSKELPDVPVSWDPERRQYGTRMVVDSFVVIPTGNDVAESRGGPAHDPMAFLGGVK; encoded by the coding sequence GTGAGCGTCCTGAGGCTCAGGTTGGCGGGCCCCCTACAGAGCTGGGGGGCCACCAGCCGATTCACCCGCCGCGGCACGGAGCCGATTCCCACCAAGAGTGGGATTCTTGGGCTGCTCGCCGCCGCCGAGGGCCGCAGAAGGAGCGACCCCATCGAGGACCTGCTGAAGCTCGAGCTCGGAGTGCGAACCGAACAGCAGGGCCAACCCCTCCGTGACTTTCACACCGCGCATCATCAGGTCACGGGGGCGGCCATGCCGTTGACCGACCGCTACTACTGGTCGGATGCGGTGTTCACCGCCCACATCGGTGGCCCGCGTGAGGTGCTGGAGGGGCTGGCGGAGTCGCTCCGTGATCCCGCTTTTCCGCTGTACTTCGGTCGGCGGGCATGTGTGCCCGAAGGACGGATTGTCCTCGACATCGTCGAGGCGTCAGTAGCCGAGTCGCTGAGCGACATGCCGTGGATGGCAGGCGAGACGGGGCGGCGGCAGGCGAGGCGTGAGAGCAGCGTGGAACTGCCCGTTCAGGCCGACCAGTCCGTGTTCCCGGACGAGGTCCCCAGCAAGGAGCTCCCGGACGTCCCGGTCTCCTGGGACCCCGAGCGCCGTCAGTACGGCACACGCATGGTCGTCGACAGTTTCGTCGTCATCCCCACCGGCAACGACGTAGCCGAAAGCCGCGGCGGGCCTGCACACGATCCGATGGCCTTCCTGGGAGGAGTGAAATGA
- the cas7e gene encoding type I-E CRISPR-associated protein Cas7/Cse4/CasC: MTTYLEIHAIQSVPPANLNRDDTGSPKSAIYGGVTRARVSSQSWKRAMRTDFNNHLDPKDVGTRSRMLVTSIEKMIVEAREDLAPQAQELAVAAMEAAGFKKPVPRKTGKDTAGAPETGYLVFLSQRQLESLAAAAIEASGEDNPLNAMKAAKVKDLVDADHSVDIALFGRMVADAADLNVDAACQVAHAISVHEAIPEFDFFTAVDDAKSRNADEEDAGAGMMGTVGFVSSTLYRYAAVNLDQLRANLGDEEAARLALEAFVRSFVNSMPSGKQNTFANGTRPAAVLVTVASGQPSSLVGAFEKPIRSSDGYVARAVEALAKHASEVFGTWRQPSSVWVTGTPSELGALADLGDLRSFDELVEAAGSSVLESV; encoded by the coding sequence ATGACCACGTACCTCGAGATCCACGCGATCCAGTCCGTTCCTCCGGCGAACCTCAACCGCGACGACACCGGATCCCCCAAGAGCGCCATCTACGGCGGCGTCACGCGCGCCCGGGTGTCCTCACAGTCATGGAAGCGCGCCATGCGCACCGACTTCAACAATCACCTCGATCCGAAGGACGTCGGCACCCGCAGCCGGATGCTGGTCACGTCGATCGAGAAAATGATCGTCGAAGCCCGTGAAGACCTGGCCCCCCAGGCTCAGGAGCTTGCTGTGGCGGCCATGGAAGCGGCCGGCTTCAAGAAGCCTGTACCCCGCAAGACCGGCAAGGACACGGCGGGGGCTCCGGAAACCGGGTACCTGGTGTTCCTGTCGCAGCGCCAACTCGAGAGCCTTGCGGCCGCAGCCATCGAGGCCAGCGGCGAGGACAACCCGCTCAATGCCATGAAGGCCGCCAAGGTCAAGGATCTCGTTGACGCTGACCACTCCGTCGACATCGCCCTCTTCGGCCGGATGGTCGCCGACGCCGCTGATCTCAACGTCGACGCGGCCTGCCAGGTTGCCCATGCCATCAGCGTCCACGAGGCCATCCCCGAGTTCGACTTCTTCACCGCAGTCGACGACGCCAAGAGCCGTAACGCTGACGAGGAGGACGCGGGCGCCGGAATGATGGGCACCGTCGGTTTCGTGTCCTCGACCCTCTACCGCTACGCCGCGGTGAACCTTGATCAGCTGCGGGCCAACCTCGGCGATGAGGAGGCGGCGCGTCTCGCGCTCGAGGCCTTCGTCCGGAGTTTCGTCAACTCGATGCCCTCGGGGAAGCAGAACACGTTCGCGAACGGCACCAGGCCGGCTGCCGTTCTCGTGACCGTCGCCAGCGGCCAGCCGAGCAGCCTCGTCGGCGCCTTCGAGAAGCCCATCCGCTCGAGTGACGGCTACGTCGCCCGGGCGGTCGAAGCCCTGGCCAAGCACGCTTCAGAGGTGTTCGGCACCTGGCGTCAGCCGAGCAGCGTGTGGGTCACCGGTACGCCGTCCGAGCTGGGAGCACTGGCGGACCTCGGCGACCTGCGCTCGTTCGACGAGCTCGTGGAGGCTGCTGGCAGCAGCGTGCTGGAGTCGGTGTGA
- the casB gene encoding type I-E CRISPR-associated protein Cse2/CasB encodes MSSDFKVGSFVTRRIHQLVGADPGRMSPNSKALLAQLRQAAAAEPGTAPAVWAVTLEGIPADLPRGYRERAEQAVHIALTQFAVHQQSRSRNMHDPKQPFGRAVRRLADISNKAEPHESPVYRRFTAMSTASTLPGLLAHSRGLITQLRTHEIAFDYGRYAEDLYWFLAPSGARDVHRRWGRDFHYLQTESNEGVSE; translated from the coding sequence ATGAGCAGTGACTTCAAAGTCGGGTCATTCGTCACCCGACGCATCCATCAATTGGTCGGGGCTGACCCCGGCCGCATGTCGCCGAACTCCAAGGCTCTCCTGGCGCAGCTGCGTCAGGCTGCTGCGGCCGAGCCCGGAACTGCCCCCGCCGTCTGGGCAGTGACCCTGGAAGGCATCCCTGCGGACCTACCCCGGGGCTACCGGGAGCGGGCCGAGCAGGCGGTGCACATCGCCCTCACGCAGTTCGCGGTGCATCAGCAGTCCCGGTCGCGGAACATGCACGATCCGAAGCAGCCGTTCGGCCGTGCCGTCCGGCGCCTCGCCGACATCTCGAACAAGGCGGAGCCGCATGAGTCACCGGTCTACCGCCGGTTCACTGCCATGTCGACGGCGAGCACTCTGCCAGGGCTCCTTGCCCACTCGCGAGGGCTGATCACCCAGCTTCGCACGCATGAGATCGCGTTCGACTACGGCCGATACGCCGAAGACCTCTACTGGTTCCTGGCTCCCTCCGGTGCACGTGACGTGCACCGCCGCTGGGGCCGCGACTTCCACTACCTGCAGACCGAATCCAACGAAGGAGTTTCAGAATGA
- the casA gene encoding type I-E CRISPR-associated protein Cse1/CasA has translation MSYDLLTERWIPAILTDGSAVRLSIRDAFTRASEVRRISADLPTQSFAVLRLLLAIHHDAVGFHRSADVAASLRDGLDQSTIAAYLDRYADRFDLFHPERPFMQVVGLRTAKDEASPLEKLISDVPNGAPFLTTRGGEALRVIPAHEAALWVVHAQAFDAAGIRSGAVGDPEVKAGKGYPIGPAWAGQIGGVVLHGQTLAHTLVYNVVPTPENPLDRPVWTNDVPQTAVRQMEPDPQGPVQVLVWQSRRIRLVGDRDGVTGVVLAQGDRMTPQNRQSLEHMTAWRYSEPQSKKHKIPVYMPRKHDPSRAAWRGMPGLVSDAPSRTADGHEESIRPATVASLAGHSEQFTELDTEVVVELVGIEYGPQEATVNDMVHDSLDLRLRMLGEDAAEVQLMLYDVVRSADQAVWALGRMAANIASAAGDFDGVDGARDRARETAWAELDHPARSWLGTLDADTDTIEARRDWHRRVAAVIETLAARMAVSCSPAAVTGRMTKFGYMTAAKAESYLRAALRKELVLAYPQDPNKEADNEQ, from the coding sequence ATGAGCTACGACCTGCTCACCGAACGCTGGATCCCGGCGATCCTCACCGACGGCTCAGCCGTGCGGCTGTCCATCCGCGATGCCTTCACGCGTGCCAGCGAGGTGCGGCGTATCAGCGCAGATCTGCCGACCCAATCGTTCGCCGTCCTGAGACTTCTCCTGGCCATCCATCACGACGCGGTCGGGTTCCATCGGAGCGCGGACGTGGCTGCAAGTCTCCGCGATGGGCTGGACCAGTCCACCATCGCGGCCTACCTCGATCGCTACGCGGACCGTTTCGACCTCTTCCATCCGGAGCGTCCGTTCATGCAGGTCGTGGGCCTCCGCACAGCCAAGGACGAGGCCTCGCCATTGGAGAAGCTGATCAGCGATGTGCCCAACGGGGCCCCCTTCCTGACGACGCGTGGAGGGGAAGCACTGAGGGTTATCCCGGCCCACGAGGCGGCGCTGTGGGTGGTGCATGCGCAGGCCTTCGATGCGGCTGGCATCCGCTCGGGCGCCGTCGGGGATCCAGAGGTCAAGGCGGGCAAGGGATACCCCATCGGCCCCGCCTGGGCAGGGCAGATCGGAGGCGTTGTGCTGCATGGCCAGACCCTCGCCCACACGCTGGTCTACAACGTGGTGCCGACGCCGGAAAACCCGCTCGATCGCCCAGTCTGGACGAACGACGTGCCGCAGACAGCAGTGCGACAGATGGAACCCGATCCCCAGGGCCCGGTACAAGTGCTGGTCTGGCAGTCGCGCCGGATCCGGCTTGTCGGGGATCGCGACGGTGTCACGGGTGTCGTTCTGGCCCAGGGCGATCGGATGACGCCCCAAAACCGGCAGTCGCTCGAGCACATGACCGCATGGCGCTACTCCGAGCCGCAGAGCAAAAAGCACAAGATCCCGGTCTACATGCCCCGCAAGCACGACCCCAGCCGGGCCGCATGGCGAGGCATGCCGGGACTGGTTTCGGACGCCCCGAGCCGGACGGCGGACGGGCATGAGGAGAGCATCCGGCCGGCGACGGTCGCCAGCCTCGCCGGGCACTCCGAGCAGTTCACGGAACTGGACACGGAGGTGGTGGTTGAGCTGGTCGGCATTGAGTACGGTCCACAGGAAGCGACCGTCAACGACATGGTGCACGACTCACTCGACCTGCGGCTCCGCATGCTCGGCGAGGACGCCGCCGAGGTGCAGCTGATGCTCTACGACGTCGTCCGCTCTGCCGACCAGGCAGTGTGGGCACTGGGACGGATGGCCGCGAACATCGCCAGCGCTGCCGGGGATTTCGACGGTGTCGATGGAGCCCGGGATCGTGCCCGTGAGACAGCCTGGGCTGAGCTCGACCACCCCGCCCGCAGCTGGCTGGGCACCCTCGATGCCGACACCGACACGATCGAGGCCCGCCGCGACTGGCACAGGCGCGTGGCGGCAGTGATCGAAACCCTGGCCGCTCGCATGGCCGTGAGCTGCAGCCCGGCTGCGGTAACGGGGCGCATGACGAAGTTTGGCTATATGACCGCAGCGAAGGCCGAGAGTTACCTCCGCGCCGCTCTCCGCAAGGAGCTGGTGCTTGCCTACCCGCAGGATCCCAACAAGGAAGCAGACAATGAGCAGTGA